One Phycisphaera mikurensis NBRC 102666 DNA window includes the following coding sequences:
- a CDS encoding tyrosine-type recombinase/integrase, which translates to MEEVHEALRRGHYSFRTEQAYTGWIERYLRHHRKVAGAWVSPEALGEAGVEAFLTQLAVERKVAASTQNQALNALVFLYEKVLDQKLGAFEAKRAKKPARLPEVLSRGEVAAVLDAVAEAPADPLVTRMHGLMANLLYGAGMRLTEVTRLRVKDVSLERGRVMVRDGKGAKDRAALLPERCIAAMGEQLAWRNRRHEADLKRGGSVGWVPMPYAQVRKTPAASRSLAWQYVFASPRVTPTPVMRLFMDGSAASGGAPLEDPAMMQAALERLGLADSQDVEVRRHLHENTLQKAVAAAVKRAGIDKKASCHTLRHSFATHLLEDGYDIRTVQELLGHKSVKTTMLYLHLTSGGGRGVLGVVSPLDRGAGRRARRERAAQPRSTVR; encoded by the coding sequence ATGGAGGAAGTTCACGAAGCGCTGCGGCGGGGGCATTACAGCTTCCGCACGGAGCAGGCGTATACGGGGTGGATCGAGCGCTACCTGCGGCATCACCGGAAGGTGGCTGGGGCGTGGGTGTCGCCCGAGGCGCTTGGCGAGGCCGGGGTCGAGGCGTTCCTGACGCAACTTGCGGTGGAGCGGAAGGTCGCGGCTTCCACGCAGAACCAGGCGCTCAACGCGCTGGTGTTCCTGTACGAGAAGGTGCTCGATCAGAAGCTCGGGGCGTTCGAGGCGAAGCGGGCGAAGAAGCCGGCGCGGCTGCCGGAGGTGCTGAGCCGGGGGGAGGTGGCGGCGGTGCTGGATGCGGTCGCGGAGGCGCCGGCGGATCCGCTCGTCACGCGGATGCACGGGCTGATGGCGAACCTGCTGTACGGGGCGGGGATGCGGCTGACGGAGGTCACCCGCCTGCGCGTGAAGGACGTGAGCCTGGAGCGGGGGCGGGTGATGGTGCGGGACGGGAAGGGCGCGAAGGACCGCGCAGCGCTGCTGCCGGAGCGGTGCATCGCGGCGATGGGGGAGCAGCTGGCGTGGCGGAACCGCCGCCACGAGGCGGACTTGAAGCGGGGCGGGTCGGTGGGCTGGGTGCCGATGCCGTACGCGCAGGTGAGGAAGACCCCGGCGGCGAGCCGCTCGCTGGCGTGGCAGTACGTGTTCGCGAGCCCGCGGGTGACGCCCACGCCGGTGATGCGGCTGTTCATGGACGGCTCGGCGGCGTCGGGGGGTGCGCCGCTGGAGGATCCCGCGATGATGCAGGCGGCTCTCGAGCGGTTGGGGCTGGCGGATTCGCAGGACGTGGAGGTCCGCCGGCACCTCCACGAGAACACGCTGCAGAAGGCGGTGGCTGCGGCGGTGAAGCGGGCGGGGATCGACAAGAAGGCGTCGTGCCACACGCTGCGGCACTCGTTCGCGACGCACCTGCTGGAGGATGGGTACGACATCCGCACGGTGCAGGAGCTGCTGGGGCACAAGAGCGTCAAGACGACCATGCTGTACCTGCACCTGACCTCGGGCGGCGGGCGCGGGGTGCTGGGGGTGGTGTCGCCGCTGGACCGGGGGGCGGGGAGGCGGGCTCGCCGGGAGCGGGCCGCACAGCCACGAAGCACCGTCCGTTGA
- a CDS encoding VOC family protein codes for MAGYISYFEIGADDAGSSRDFFRELFGWPFHSMGDGDEGYFETPGVKAGLHGGDQHAVFLPFFAVDDLASAADRVNQLGGHAGEVSEESGFGRFCMCQDPQGVRFGLHSAPTAGAA; via the coding sequence ATGGCTGGATACATTTCCTACTTTGAGATAGGGGCGGATGATGCAGGCAGTAGCCGTGACTTTTTCCGGGAACTCTTTGGCTGGCCGTTCCACTCGATGGGGGACGGCGACGAGGGCTACTTTGAGACTCCCGGCGTCAAGGCTGGCCTGCATGGCGGCGACCAACATGCAGTTTTCTTGCCTTTCTTCGCTGTTGACGACCTCGCATCCGCGGCCGATCGGGTGAATCAGCTCGGTGGGCATGCGGGCGAGGTTTCTGAAGAATCGGGCTTCGGCAGGTTCTGTATGTGCCAAGACCCACAGGGGGTCCGGTTCGGGTTGCACTCCGCTCCCACGGCAGGCGCGGCCTAA
- a CDS encoding DUF6958 family protein: MSKPDQIEVENVNHPDRRHNVDATKYQAVRKTLLEILPAKSPGLTQKQVQEQIKAKLPDELFPGGAKSGWWAKTVQLDLEAKSIIVRERTTPLRWYRS, from the coding sequence ATGTCAAAGCCAGACCAAATCGAGGTTGAGAACGTCAATCATCCCGATCGTCGACACAACGTGGACGCCACGAAGTATCAAGCAGTGCGCAAGACGCTCTTGGAGATCCTGCCAGCGAAATCTCCAGGTTTGACGCAGAAGCAGGTCCAGGAGCAGATCAAGGCGAAGCTTCCCGATGAACTGTTCCCCGGCGGTGCCAAATCTGGCTGGTGGGCTAAGACCGTTCAACTTGATCTGGAAGCAAAGTCTATAATCGTCCGAGAGCGAACGACGCCGCTGCGTTGGTATCGCTCCTGA
- a CDS encoding outer membrane protein: MKTFISVIGLLPAAAASTQPLAETDIDAYNRSFLESVRSAEQNPPDGYIDRNAWQPTRETSPAEDYERFPREPLRSPDDVDLDNTGFTLGFFGGYASFGDAAYADDEEITLEDGALAGINLGWDFGAIRFEYQSLLTYSEPEELDERRFDEDPPPSLGHVLTGVETLNLLVDIPVTRRVEIYVGGGVGVAGVLIDVENLGTSADDYETGLAFAWNASAGVAVKLSRHAALTVGGRYFDVAEVDIAGGTYDPDPSVAVEAGLRFTF, from the coding sequence ATGAAGACCTTCATTTCCGTCATCGGCCTCCTCCCCGCCGCCGCCGCATCAACGCAGCCTTTGGCCGAGACCGACATCGATGCATACAACCGCTCGTTCTTGGAGAGTGTCCGCTCCGCTGAGCAGAACCCTCCAGACGGATACATCGACAGAAACGCTTGGCAGCCAACGCGTGAGACTTCCCCTGCTGAGGACTATGAGCGTTTCCCCCGCGAGCCGCTGCGTTCTCCCGATGACGTCGATCTCGACAACACCGGCTTCACCCTCGGCTTCTTCGGCGGCTACGCCTCGTTCGGCGACGCTGCCTACGCCGACGACGAGGAGATCACTCTCGAGGATGGAGCACTCGCGGGTATCAACCTCGGGTGGGACTTCGGGGCGATCCGCTTCGAGTACCAGTCGCTGCTCACCTATAGCGAGCCGGAAGAGCTTGACGAGCGTCGGTTTGATGAAGACCCACCCCCTTCCCTCGGCCACGTACTTACTGGTGTGGAGACGCTCAACCTCCTCGTCGACATCCCGGTCACCCGGCGCGTCGAGATTTATGTCGGCGGAGGCGTCGGCGTGGCGGGCGTTCTCATCGATGTCGAGAACCTCGGGACGAGCGCGGACGATTACGAAACCGGCCTCGCCTTCGCTTGGAACGCATCGGCGGGTGTCGCGGTCAAGCTCTCTCGTCACGCCGCATTGACCGTTGGAGGTCGGTACTTCGACGTGGCCGAGGTAGACATCGCCGGTGGGACTTACGACCCCGATCCAAGTGTCGCTGTTGAGGCGGGCCTCCGCTTCACTTTCTGA
- a CDS encoding ankyrin repeat domain-containing protein, with amino-acid sequence MTTIDPATLPKGEPEGGFDEIHLAARQRDSDRVRTLLDSGVSPDLPNRKEPNGDGGNTPLWFAVQGALGGGMPVADVLLAAGAEVNGRCEYGTTPLHMAASWGHLDMVKCLIEHGADPTTPDDEGRTPRQMAVSGLAKMKQDPIHAKTCHPRIEQWLTAMPKVIAHLEACEA; translated from the coding sequence ATGACGACGATTGATCCGGCCACATTGCCGAAAGGCGAACCCGAGGGCGGCTTCGATGAGATCCACCTCGCCGCGCGGCAGCGGGATTCAGACCGCGTCCGTACGTTGCTTGACTCCGGCGTGTCCCCCGATTTGCCGAATCGGAAAGAGCCCAACGGTGACGGAGGCAACACGCCGCTGTGGTTTGCTGTCCAAGGTGCCCTGGGCGGCGGTATGCCGGTTGCCGACGTGTTACTCGCTGCCGGTGCCGAGGTCAATGGCAGGTGTGAGTACGGAACCACCCCGTTGCACATGGCCGCTTCGTGGGGACATTTGGATATGGTCAAGTGCCTGATCGAGCACGGCGCCGATCCCACGACGCCGGACGACGAGGGGCGAACGCCGCGTCAGATGGCCGTATCGGGCTTGGCGAAGATGAAGCAAGACCCCATTCACGCCAAAACCTGCCACCCGCGGATCGAGCAGTGGCTGACCGCCATGCCGAAAGTGATCGCTCATTTGGAAGCGTGCGAGGCCTAA
- a CDS encoding superoxide dismutase, giving the protein MPLNRRDFLHTAGVSAAGFAVSGPLLAAAARAAEVEPQAVGHALPDLPYAADALMPHIDAETMRIHHGKHHAGYVRKLNDALAAYPDLAERDPAELVAMAGELPADLQRPVVNNGGGHVNHTMFWRMMSPDGGGEPRGELAGAIDAAFGTFAGFQAAFSGAASGRFGSGWAWLVVGRDGELAVTSTANQDSPLMGGQTPVLGLDVWEHAYYLKYQNRRADYVEAWWNVVNWDEASERYARATDRG; this is encoded by the coding sequence ATGCCGCTGAACCGAAGAGACTTCCTCCACACCGCCGGCGTCAGCGCGGCGGGCTTCGCGGTTTCGGGTCCGCTGCTCGCGGCGGCGGCGCGGGCGGCGGAGGTGGAGCCGCAGGCGGTCGGGCACGCGTTGCCCGACCTCCCCTACGCCGCCGACGCGTTGATGCCGCACATCGACGCGGAGACGATGCGGATCCACCACGGCAAGCACCACGCCGGATACGTGCGGAAGCTCAACGACGCGCTGGCGGCGTACCCGGATCTTGCGGAGCGTGACCCCGCCGAGCTGGTGGCCATGGCCGGCGAGCTGCCCGCCGACCTCCAACGGCCCGTGGTGAACAACGGCGGCGGGCACGTGAACCACACGATGTTCTGGCGGATGATGAGCCCCGATGGAGGCGGCGAGCCGCGGGGGGAACTGGCCGGGGCGATCGACGCCGCCTTCGGAACCTTCGCCGGTTTCCAGGCGGCCTTCAGCGGTGCCGCCTCCGGCCGCTTCGGCAGCGGCTGGGCGTGGCTGGTCGTCGGGCGCGACGGGGAGCTGGCGGTCACCAGCACCGCCAACCAGGACTCGCCGCTCATGGGCGGGCAGACGCCCGTGCTGGGCCTGGACGTGTGGGAGCACGCGTACTACCTCAAGTACCAGAACCGCCGGGCCGACTACGTCGAGGCGTGGTGGAACGTGGTGAACTGGGACGAGGCCTCGGAGCGGTACGCGCGGGCGACGGACCGGGGCTAG
- a CDS encoding FAD-binding oxidoreductase yields the protein MDAAPLEPAVVNDQQSRLNRTRVAGVLRPRSIEEIRDALRLAERRSLVVAICGGGHAMGGQQFATDGLLLDLSGFAEVLGLDAAAGLVRVQAGIRWPALMQKLDALQVGNPRPWCIRQKQTGVDQVSLGGSVAANAHGRGLDLPPLVEDVESLTLMDARGDLHRCSRAENPDLFALAVGGYGCFGPVVEVELRLARRRTVQRRVAAIAVPDLVGLARERLAEGAVYGDCQYATHLSGPADEHPGILSVYHPVEGEPDADDPTLNLSADRWTELIRLARRDKARAFEFYREHYLRTDGRRYASDRHQLSPVFDGYLAAVETDGQRPRGTEMITEVYVEPERLMDLLAACRADFARHGVDMTYGTIRLIEPDAITFLPWATRRWACVVVNLHVRHDAAGIDAVRGHFRRILDRTVEHGGSFYLTYHRWAEREHLDAAYPQMPEWLAL from the coding sequence GTGGATGCCGCACCGCTGGAGCCGGCCGTCGTCAACGATCAGCAGTCGCGGCTGAACCGCACGCGGGTGGCCGGGGTCCTGCGGCCGCGATCGATCGAGGAGATCCGCGACGCGCTCCGCCTCGCCGAGCGGCGGAGCCTGGTGGTCGCGATCTGCGGCGGAGGCCACGCGATGGGCGGCCAACAGTTCGCGACCGACGGGTTGCTTTTGGACCTCAGTGGCTTCGCGGAGGTGCTCGGACTCGACGCCGCCGCGGGCCTCGTCCGCGTGCAGGCTGGCATCCGCTGGCCGGCGTTGATGCAGAAGCTCGACGCGCTCCAGGTCGGCAATCCGCGGCCGTGGTGCATCCGGCAGAAGCAGACCGGCGTGGATCAGGTGAGCCTCGGCGGCTCGGTGGCGGCCAACGCCCACGGTCGCGGGCTCGACCTGCCGCCGCTGGTGGAGGACGTGGAGTCCCTCACGCTGATGGACGCCCGGGGCGATCTGCACCGCTGCTCGCGGGCGGAGAACCCGGATCTCTTCGCCCTGGCCGTCGGCGGGTACGGCTGCTTCGGCCCCGTCGTGGAGGTGGAGCTGCGGCTGGCACGCCGGCGGACGGTGCAGCGGCGGGTCGCGGCCATTGCGGTGCCCGACCTGGTCGGTCTCGCCCGCGAGCGGCTCGCGGAGGGCGCGGTCTACGGCGACTGCCAGTACGCCACGCACCTCAGCGGCCCCGCGGACGAGCATCCGGGCATCCTGTCCGTGTACCACCCGGTCGAAGGCGAGCCGGACGCGGACGACCCCACGCTGAACCTCTCGGCCGACCGCTGGACCGAGCTCATCCGCCTGGCCCGCCGCGACAAGGCGCGGGCCTTCGAGTTCTACCGCGAGCACTACCTGCGGACCGACGGCCGCCGCTACGCCTCCGACCGGCACCAGCTCTCGCCGGTGTTCGACGGCTACCTCGCGGCCGTGGAGACCGACGGGCAGCGGCCCCGCGGCACCGAGATGATCACCGAGGTGTACGTCGAGCCCGAGCGGCTCATGGATCTGCTCGCGGCCTGCCGGGCCGACTTCGCCCGCCACGGCGTGGACATGACCTACGGCACGATCCGCCTGATCGAGCCCGATGCGATCACTTTCCTGCCTTGGGCGACGCGGCGGTGGGCGTGCGTGGTGGTCAACCTGCACGTCCGGCACGACGCCGCAGGCATCGACGCGGTGCGGGGCCACTTCCGCCGGATCCTCGACCGCACCGTGGAGCACGGCGGCAGCTTCTACCTGACGTACCACCGCTGGGCCGAGCGGGAGCACCTCGACGCCGCGTACCCGCAGATGCCCGAGTGGCTGGCGCTGTAG
- a CDS encoding glucan biosynthesis protein, producing MLQRFLPLLLVPLLLVSPAPADAQSASAEEDRPDVPAPDPTAENDPFFERVFAEAEALAASPYEKPGPPVPPALKALPDHATKLITFKPQNSLWSEPGLAFRARLFHRGSWFNAPVQIFELENGEPRLIAYDAEDFDMRGVDLDPTGFPDDLGYAGASFYFRSADMASFEEKLSFLGASYFRAVSDGHHWGSSGRGLSINTAESAYPEEFPDFTKFWLVKPTPQDREMTVYALLNGESVTGAYRFDVSSDRFTVVRIRASLVFRRDVEKPGFAPLTSMFLMGEEEPGRFGDWRPEVHDADGLLMMTRGGESIWRPLDNPGRDPSGSRISRYAMEDPRGFGLIQRDREFDHYQDLDLRYHLRPSVWVQAGDDWGAGSVELVEFHSGDEDFDNLAAYWVPDDKSRFSPGLRFDIHYALWFCDDHPPVPSGGRFVDTKRGLPNALFPKKINPGALRFVLEARGGGLDDVHAGVPEAVLSADGGEILGEPVVVRNDPGGTWRVSFDVRKVGDEEPLTMRCYLRRGEDALTETWIYRWDGGTP from the coding sequence ATGCTCCAACGCTTCCTGCCGCTGCTGCTCGTCCCGCTCCTGCTGGTCTCGCCGGCCCCCGCCGACGCCCAGAGCGCATCGGCGGAGGAGGACCGGCCCGACGTGCCCGCCCCCGACCCGACGGCGGAGAACGACCCGTTCTTCGAGCGGGTGTTTGCGGAGGCGGAGGCGCTCGCGGCGTCGCCGTACGAGAAGCCCGGCCCGCCGGTGCCGCCGGCGTTGAAGGCCCTGCCGGACCACGCGACCAAGCTGATCACCTTCAAGCCGCAGAACTCGCTCTGGAGCGAGCCGGGGCTGGCCTTCCGGGCCCGGCTGTTCCACCGGGGCAGCTGGTTCAACGCGCCGGTGCAGATCTTCGAGCTCGAGAACGGCGAGCCGCGGCTGATCGCGTACGACGCGGAGGACTTCGACATGCGGGGGGTCGACCTCGACCCGACCGGCTTCCCCGACGACCTGGGCTACGCCGGCGCGAGCTTCTACTTCCGCTCGGCGGACATGGCCAGCTTCGAGGAGAAGCTGTCGTTCCTGGGCGCCTCCTACTTCCGAGCCGTCAGCGACGGGCACCACTGGGGCTCGTCCGGACGCGGCCTCTCGATCAACACCGCCGAGAGCGCGTACCCCGAGGAGTTCCCCGACTTCACGAAGTTCTGGCTGGTGAAGCCGACGCCGCAGGACCGCGAGATGACGGTCTACGCCCTGCTCAACGGCGAGTCGGTGACCGGGGCGTACCGCTTCGACGTCTCCTCCGACCGCTTCACCGTGGTGCGGATCCGGGCGTCGCTGGTCTTCCGCCGCGACGTGGAGAAGCCGGGCTTCGCGCCGCTCACCAGCATGTTCCTCATGGGCGAGGAGGAGCCGGGCCGCTTCGGGGACTGGCGGCCGGAGGTGCACGATGCCGACGGGCTGCTGATGATGACCCGCGGCGGCGAGTCGATTTGGCGGCCGCTGGACAACCCGGGCCGGGATCCCTCGGGCAGCCGGATCTCGCGCTACGCGATGGAGGACCCCCGCGGCTTCGGGCTGATCCAGCGGGACCGGGAGTTCGACCACTACCAGGACCTCGACCTCCGCTATCACCTGCGGCCGAGCGTGTGGGTGCAGGCCGGCGACGATTGGGGCGCGGGCTCGGTCGAGCTGGTCGAGTTCCACTCCGGCGACGAGGACTTCGACAACCTGGCCGCCTATTGGGTGCCCGACGACAAGAGCCGCTTCTCCCCGGGCCTGCGCTTCGACATCCACTACGCCCTCTGGTTCTGCGACGACCACCCGCCGGTGCCCTCGGGCGGCCGCTTCGTGGACACCAAGCGGGGCCTGCCCAACGCGCTGTTCCCCAAGAAGATCAACCCCGGCGCACTCCGTTTCGTGCTCGAAGCCCGCGGCGGGGGCCTGGACGACGTCCACGCCGGCGTGCCGGAGGCGGTGCTCAGCGCCGACGGCGGCGAGATCCTCGGCGAGCCCGTGGTCGTCCGCAACGATCCCGGCGGGACCTGGCGGGTGAGCTTCGACGTGCGGAAGGTCGGCGACGAAGAGCCGCTGACGATGCGGTGCTACCTCCGCCGCGGGGAGGACGCGTTGACGGAGACGTGGATCTACCGCTGGGACGGCGGCACCCCGTGA
- the mdoH gene encoding glucans biosynthesis glucosyltransferase MdoH yields MPQRPFNALAVFSRTGLLIATFATTWLGSVAFGRVIFAGGLPGLEGVPLAWDRPLFWLLLVLWFLFTVLLLWVAQGFWTATIGLLHMLRASPMSIVPVRRRAARVLPPSQLPTAAIVMPIYNEDPTRVFAGLEAMIRDVAAQGYTQAFDWFILSDTRDPAVWVREEVHFAALRSVLAGIRTAGTADGKAPPVPRIHYRRRHRNTSRKSGNLENFCHFWGAKYDSMLVLDADSVMSGRTIVEMSQRMAAEPDIGILQAPPTPVGRLSLFARCQQFASRVYGEVFTTGFGVWTHSDGNYYGHNAFLRLEPFMESCGLPILPGKAPLGGEILSHDFVEAALMRKAGYRVVVAYDLGGSYEECPTTLVDFAQRDQRWCQGNMQHVRLVFAAGFHPLSRVHLGMGVMSYLAAPLWMIFMIIGVVAAGVARFAGSDGVVADEVTRQRLITGPITPHLIGIGLFVLVMLMLLIPKGYAVLLLLQRPKLLKAHGGEVATVLSALLEVAVSVLIAPLMMVYHTRFVFSTLAGRTVTWGKQNRDESAASWGRAWRDHRHHMLLGLTATLVVVLVAPALLGWTAPVLVGLVLAVPLCWLLSSARVGTALRDVGLLLIPEEALTPRILRRANVAMRRTQRLSDHLDGEAVAEVDRLVADPTLLRLHTDLLAANPEPLPAPEGVDTEQAAVRAATDGLASLERAEQNALLSDPLLLGRLHRAAWSRWPAKRLAAVTAEPLPAMLERCRRGRRGPLRERRRAA; encoded by the coding sequence TTGCCCCAACGCCCCTTCAACGCGCTCGCCGTCTTCTCGCGGACCGGCCTGCTGATCGCCACCTTCGCCACGACGTGGCTTGGTTCGGTGGCCTTCGGTCGCGTGATCTTCGCGGGCGGGCTGCCGGGGCTGGAGGGCGTGCCGCTGGCTTGGGACCGCCCGCTGTTCTGGCTGTTGCTGGTGCTGTGGTTCCTCTTCACGGTGCTGCTGCTGTGGGTCGCGCAGGGCTTCTGGACGGCGACCATCGGGCTGCTGCACATGCTGAGGGCTTCGCCGATGAGCATCGTGCCGGTCCGCCGCAGAGCGGCGCGGGTGCTGCCGCCGTCGCAGCTGCCCACCGCCGCGATCGTGATGCCGATCTACAACGAGGACCCGACGCGGGTTTTCGCGGGGCTGGAGGCGATGATCCGCGACGTCGCCGCCCAGGGCTACACGCAGGCCTTCGATTGGTTCATCCTCTCGGACACCCGCGACCCGGCGGTGTGGGTGCGGGAGGAGGTCCACTTCGCGGCGCTGCGGTCGGTGCTGGCCGGCATCCGCACCGCCGGCACGGCGGACGGGAAGGCGCCGCCGGTGCCGAGGATCCACTACCGCCGTCGGCACCGCAACACGAGCCGCAAAAGCGGAAACCTCGAGAATTTCTGCCACTTCTGGGGGGCGAAGTACGACTCGATGCTCGTGCTCGACGCCGATTCGGTGATGTCCGGCCGCACGATCGTGGAGATGAGCCAGCGGATGGCGGCGGAGCCCGACATCGGCATCCTCCAGGCGCCGCCCACGCCGGTGGGGCGGCTCTCGCTGTTCGCCCGCTGCCAGCAGTTCGCCAGCCGCGTGTACGGCGAGGTCTTCACGACCGGCTTCGGCGTGTGGACGCACAGCGACGGCAACTACTACGGGCACAACGCCTTCCTGCGGCTGGAGCCGTTCATGGAGAGCTGCGGCCTGCCGATCCTCCCCGGCAAGGCGCCGCTGGGCGGAGAGATCCTCAGCCACGACTTCGTGGAGGCGGCGTTGATGCGGAAAGCCGGCTACCGCGTCGTCGTCGCCTACGACCTCGGCGGCAGCTACGAGGAGTGCCCGACGACGCTGGTGGACTTCGCCCAGCGCGACCAGCGGTGGTGCCAGGGCAACATGCAGCACGTGCGGCTGGTCTTCGCCGCCGGCTTCCACCCGCTCAGCCGCGTGCACCTGGGCATGGGCGTGATGAGCTACCTCGCCGCCCCCCTGTGGATGATCTTCATGATCATCGGCGTCGTCGCCGCCGGCGTCGCGCGCTTCGCGGGCAGCGACGGCGTCGTGGCGGACGAGGTCACCCGGCAGCGTCTGATCACCGGGCCCATCACGCCGCACCTCATCGGCATCGGGCTCTTCGTGCTCGTGATGCTGATGCTGCTGATCCCCAAGGGCTACGCGGTGCTGCTGCTGCTGCAGCGGCCCAAGCTGCTCAAGGCGCACGGCGGCGAGGTCGCCACCGTGCTCTCGGCGCTCCTGGAGGTCGCGGTCTCGGTGCTGATCGCGCCGCTGATGATGGTCTACCACACGCGCTTCGTCTTCTCGACGCTCGCGGGCCGCACCGTCACGTGGGGCAAGCAGAACCGCGACGAGTCGGCCGCGAGCTGGGGCCGCGCCTGGCGGGACCACCGCCACCACATGCTGCTGGGCCTGACCGCGACGCTGGTGGTGGTGCTGGTCGCGCCCGCTCTGCTCGGCTGGACGGCCCCGGTCCTGGTCGGCCTCGTGCTCGCGGTCCCGCTGTGCTGGCTGCTCTCCAGCGCGAGAGTCGGCACGGCCCTGCGGGACGTCGGCTTGCTGCTGATCCCCGAGGAGGCGCTGACGCCGCGGATCCTGCGGCGGGCGAACGTGGCGATGCGGCGGACGCAGCGGCTCAGCGATCACCTCGACGGCGAGGCGGTCGCCGAGGTCGACCGCCTCGTCGCCGACCCGACCCTGCTGCGGCTGCACACCGATCTGCTGGCGGCCAACCCCGAGCCTCTCCCCGCCCCCGAGGGCGTGGACACCGAGCAGGCCGCCGTTCGAGCCGCCACCGACGGCCTCGCCTCCCTGGAGCGGGCCGAGCAGAACGCGCTGCTGAGCGATCCGCTGCTGCTCGGGCGTCTGCACCGCGCGGCGTGGTCCCGCTGGCCGGCGAAGCGCCTGGCCGCGGTCACCGCCGAGCCGCTGCCGGCGATGCTGGAGCGCTGCCGCCGCGGGCGTCGCGGACCGCTGCGGGAGCGGCGCCGCGCGGCCTGA
- a CDS encoding RluA family pseudouridine synthase has protein sequence MRLALEAGRVAVGGVATGKGGATLRPGDRLEVDAADWLRPTPEAPLAVLAEDPAAGWAVLDKPAGQDVHPLKIEEAGTLLQAAAGRYPELLRGGGVGREGPLRSGVVHRIDGVTSGCVVLARTDDAWDALRDAFARHRVRKTYLARVAGRPGAGRLNAPMAVVKHRPARAGVVGSADGRGHATAMSWSEHHWDEQTAQSVLRVDLETGFLHQVRAGLAHLGHPVVGDWLYRGPEAPRLGLHAWRIQAESFGLQAEAPPPALLRAP, from the coding sequence GTGCGGCTGGCGTTGGAGGCGGGGCGTGTGGCGGTCGGCGGCGTGGCGACCGGGAAGGGCGGGGCCACGCTGCGCCCGGGGGACCGCCTGGAGGTGGACGCCGCGGACTGGCTGCGGCCGACGCCGGAGGCGCCGCTCGCGGTGCTCGCCGAGGACCCCGCCGCGGGCTGGGCCGTGCTCGACAAGCCGGCGGGTCAGGACGTCCACCCGTTGAAGATCGAGGAGGCGGGCACGCTGCTCCAGGCCGCCGCCGGCCGGTACCCGGAGCTGCTGCGTGGCGGGGGGGTCGGCCGCGAGGGGCCGCTGCGCAGCGGGGTCGTTCACCGGATCGACGGCGTCACCAGCGGGTGCGTCGTGCTGGCACGCACCGACGACGCCTGGGACGCCCTGCGCGACGCCTTCGCCCGGCACCGGGTGCGGAAGACCTACCTCGCCCGCGTCGCCGGCCGCCCCGGCGCCGGCCGGCTGAACGCCCCCATGGCGGTCGTGAAGCACCGGCCCGCGCGGGCGGGGGTGGTGGGTTCGGCCGACGGTCGCGGCCACGCCACCGCCATGTCCTGGTCGGAGCATCACTGGGACGAGCAGACCGCCCAGAGTGTGCTGCGTGTGGACCTGGAGACCGGCTTCCTCCACCAGGTCCGCGCCGGGCTCGCCCACCTCGGCCACCCCGTGGTCGGCGACTGGCTCTACCGCGGGCCCGAGGCGCCACGGCTGGGGCTGCACGCCTGGAGGATCCAGGCGGAGTCTTTCGGCCTGCAGGCGGAAGCGCCGCCGCCGGCGCTGCTGCGGGCCCCTTGA
- a CDS encoding outer membrane protein, giving the protein MMPTRRLPAVLLLSIAPAAAHAAPLPGFYVGAFLGAQLPEDAETDAEGFASDLDYDTGLGGGFSAGYDFGYLRLEGELSARGFDSDAIDFGGARIEDDAEFDTEAFMANLFFDFPVPGLSDRLGLYGGVGVGIARVAVDTAAGDDDDWVAAGQAMAGVSVELTRNLTFLVGYRGFTTADASLESGDAEFDLDNGITHAGEIGLRFTF; this is encoded by the coding sequence ATGATGCCGACCCGCCGCCTGCCCGCCGTGCTCCTCCTGTCCATCGCTCCCGCCGCCGCGCACGCCGCGCCGCTGCCGGGCTTCTACGTCGGCGCCTTCCTCGGGGCTCAGCTGCCCGAGGACGCCGAGACCGACGCCGAGGGCTTCGCCAGCGACCTCGACTACGACACCGGCCTCGGCGGCGGCTTCTCCGCCGGCTACGACTTCGGCTACCTCCGGCTGGAGGGAGAGCTGTCGGCCCGCGGCTTCGACTCCGACGCCATCGACTTCGGCGGGGCACGCATCGAGGACGACGCCGAGTTCGACACCGAGGCCTTCATGGCGAACCTGTTCTTCGACTTCCCCGTCCCCGGGCTCAGCGACCGGCTGGGGCTCTACGGCGGCGTCGGCGTCGGGATCGCCCGGGTCGCCGTCGACACCGCCGCGGGCGACGACGACGACTGGGTCGCCGCCGGGCAGGCGATGGCCGGCGTCTCGGTCGAGCTCACGCGGAACCTGACCTTCCTGGTCGGCTACCGCGGCTTCACCACCGCCGACGCCTCGCTGGAGTCCGGCGACGCCGAGTTCGACCTCGACAACGGGATCACGCACGCCGGCGAGATCGGGCTGCGGTTCACCTTCTGA